A portion of the Glycine max cultivar Williams 82 chromosome 10, Glycine_max_v4.0, whole genome shotgun sequence genome contains these proteins:
- the LOC100800755 gene encoding uncharacterized protein — MSSSIGQSILMALTVTVNKYASSNLQAVPRTQGKVATKKTTPTLSTNVEMGRRGLVLSTVIATTQVPEPDSRTQLLKKYQKKSEENKEKNDKERLESYYKRNYKDYFELMEGTLKAKDGKLSDTEKGILDWLQKNK; from the exons ATGAGTAGTTCAATAGGGCAAAGCATATTGATGGCACTAACTGTTACAGTAAACAAGTATGCTTCATCTAATCTGCAAGCTGTTCCCAGAACACAAGGAAAAGTAGCAACCAAAAAAACCACACCAACCTTAAGCACCAATGTGGAAATGGGAAGAAGAGGACTTGTCTTATCCACTGTAATCGCCACCACGCAAGTACCTGAACCTGACTCTAGGACTCAGCTTCTTAAAA AATATCAGAAGAAATCAGAGGaaaacaaggagaaaaatgACAAAGAG AGGCTGGAGAGTTATTACAAGCGTAACTACAAGGATTACTTTGAATTGATGGAAGGGACATTGAAGGCAAAGGATGGGAAGCTTTCTGATACAGAAAAGGGTATCCTTGATTGGCTTCAAAAAAACAAGTGA
- the LOC100800220 gene encoding phytosulfokines 3 yields the protein MKMSSKVTGATLCLAVLFLFLTFTYAGRLGPASSSITSIKTQHGVLEEEKLDVEETCDGIGEEECLMRRTLVAHTDYIYTQKHKP from the exons ATGAAAATGTCATCTAAGGTCACTGGTGCCACCCTTTGCCTAGCAGTCTTATTCCTCTTCTTAACCTTCACATATGCAGGAAGACTTGGCCCTGCATCTTCCTCTATCACTTCAATCAAAACTCAACATGGG GTTTTGGAAGAGGAGAAGTTGGACGTGGAGGAAACTTGTGATGGtattggtgaagaagaatgctTGATGAGAAGAACACTTGTGGCTCACACGGATTATATCTACACACAGAAGCACAAACCATGA
- the LOC100798996 gene encoding cyclin-D4-1, translating to MPSSSTMPLSPDPPFLCADEAAIAGLLDAEPHHMPEKDYLRRCRDRSVDVTARLDAVNWILKVHAYYEFSPVTAFLSVNYFDRFLSRCSLPQQSGGWAFQLLSVACLSLAAKMEESHVPFLLDLQLFEPKFVFEPKTIQRMELWVMSNLKWRLRSVTPFDYLHYFISKLPSSSSSQSLNHFFSTSSNLILSTTRVINFLGFAPSTVAAAAVLCSANGQLPLSFHDRVNDEMVRCCHQLMEEYVVDTCPASVKARITEPAPPSSPVGVLDAATCGSCDTPSDRNFAGPPNKRLRSSASDAPQR from the exons ATGCCCTCCTCATCAACAATGCCTCTCTCGCCGGACCCTCCCTTCCTCTGCGCCGATGAGGCCGCCATCGCCGGACTCCTCGACGCCGAGCCACACCACATGCCGGAAAAGGACTACCTCCGCCGCTGCCGCGACCGCTCCGTCGACGTCACCGCCCGCTTGGACGCCGTCAACTGGATCTTAAAG GTCCACGCATACTACGAGTTTTCCCCAGTAACGGCGTTTCTCTCCGTCAACTATTTCGACCGTTTCCTCTCTCGATGCTCTCTTCCG CAACAAAGTGGTGGGTGGGCGTTTCAGCTGTTATCAGTGGCATGTTTGTCTCTAGCAGCGAAAATGGAGGAGTCCCATGTGCCTTTCTTACTGGACCTGCAATTGTTTGAGCCCAAGTTCGTCTTCGAGCCCAAAACGATTCAGAGAATGGAACTCTGGGTTATGTCTAATCTCAAATGGAGACTCCGCTCTGTCACCCCCTTCGATTATCTTCATTATTTCATCTCCAagcttccttcttcctcttcttcccaATCCTTGAATCACTTTTTCTCCACTTCCTCCAACCTCATTCTCAGCACCACTCGTG TGATTAACTTCTTGGGATTTGCGCCATCCACCGTCGCAGCCGCCGCCGTGCTCTGCTCCGCCAACGGCCAATTGCCGCTGAGTTTTCATGACAGAGTAAACGAT GAAATGGTGAGATGCTGTCACCAACTAATGGAGGAGTACGTGGTGGACACGTGTCCCGCATCCGTTAAAGCCAGAATAACCGAGCCGGCGCCGCCGTCCAGCCCCGTCGGCGTGCTCGACGCCGCCACCTGTGGGAGCTGCGACACACCTTCCGATAGGAATTTCGCTGGGCCGCCAAATAAACGGCTTCGATCCTCTGCTTCGGATGCACCGCAGCGGTAG
- the LOC100798463 gene encoding protein SOB FIVE-LIKE 5, whose translation MNTFSSEICSSGCESGWTLYLEQSFLNQKAGGTEGSYEEEHKDKRFKDEEEEDLSMVSDASSGPPHFPDYDEANYFNEEVNGCFYSASKKAVMQAKSGTKKKKIKENQQHLEDQQHLPSFLYDTASSPVFDFSTNNVNVANQQTSIGSMLDYSQGFSATYFEGRSSFQGEHFGFLQSGNELQGKKWYGGKGMGIR comes from the exons atgAATACATTTAGTTCAGAAATATGCAGTAGTGGGTGTGAGTCTGGTTGGACTCTATACCTGGAGCAATCTTTCCTTAACCAGAAGGCTGGTGGAACTGAGGGGTCTTATGAGGAGGAACACAaagacaaaagattcaaagatgaggaggaggaggacTTGTCCATGGTTTCTGATGCTTCTTCTGGACCTCCACATTTCCCAGATTATGATGAGGCTAATTACTTCAATGAAGAAGTCAATGGTTGCTTTTATTCAGCATCCAAGAAGGCAGTGATGCAGGCCAAGagtggtacaaagaagaagaaaattaaagaaaatcaacaaCACCTTGAAGATCAGCAGCATCTgccttcttttctttatgacaCTGCTAGCTCTCCTGTCTTTGACTTTTCCACT AACAATGTTAATGTGGCCAACCAACAAACTTCCATAGGGAGTATGCTAGATTATTCTCAAGGTTTTTCTGCAACTTATTTTGAG GGAAGATCATCATTCCAAGGAGAACACTTTGGTTTCTTACAATCAGGAAATGAGCTTCAAGGCAAAAA ATGGTATGGAGGGAAAGGGATGGGGATAAGGTGA
- the LOC100797940 gene encoding ribosomal RNA small subunit methyltransferase E → MSQTLGLGGVIPRFVNRSWLRNLTVRAMALSSSSDHGDQTRGGLPRFYSETLPPSKGSVIRVQCDEFWHMTKVLRLTTNSRVQLFNGKGSLVEGCIQNIDRTGLDFVALNDLISIPPPNTQLHVFAGFGTLKGGRADWLLEKCTELGANSVTPLLTERSPSISWMPQLLGTSFGGIAACIFWYLVTVFRYKHKALVD, encoded by the exons ATGTCGCAAACCCTAGGATTAGGAGGCGTAATCCCTCGCTTCGTGAATCGGTCATGGCTCCGAAACCTGACGGTGCGTGCAATGGCATTATCTTCCTCCTCCGATCACGGAGACCAGACACGTGGTGGCCTTCCCCGCTTCTACTCTGAAACTCTTCCTCCTTCCAAG GGTAGTGTTATACGTGTGCAATGTGATGAATTCTGGCATATGACAAAAGTTTTGAGGTTGACCACCA ATTCAAGGGTACAGCTCTTCAATGGGAAAGGAAGTCTGGTAGAAGGATGTATACAGAACATTGATCGCACTGGACTTGATTTTGTTGCATTGAATGATTTGATATCAATACCTCCACCAAATACACAATTGCATGTATTTGCTGGTTTTG GTACTCTGAAGGGTGGCCGTGCTGACTGGCTTTTAGAGAAATGCACA GAACTTGGAGCCAATAGTGTTACTCCTCTATTGACTGAACGTTCTCCATCAATCTCCT GGATGCCTCAGTTGCTCGGAACTAGCTTTGGAGGCATTGCTGCTTGCATATTCTGGTATTTGGTTACCGTTTTTCGGTATAAGCACAAAGCCTTGGTGGACTAG